The DNA segment TTCGATCTGTACAGATTCACCGATCCGGCCGAATGGGCCGACGCGGGCTTTCGCGAGTATTTCGACAGCGGCGCCATCTGCCTCGTCGAATGGCCGCAACGCGCGGGGCGCCTTCTCGGCATACCGGATCTCGTCTTCTCACTCGATCTCGACAGCGGGAACGACGCACGCGTGCTCGTCGCACGGGCATACAGCGAATCAGGAAAGGCATGTCTCGAAAGATGTTGATCAAACCGTTCCGCTCGATCGAATCAGCGGCTACCGCAACGCATAACTGGCGGCGCCGGCAGATTCTGCGGGCGGGCGCGTCCACCCTCGTGCTCGGACTCGTCGCGCCGCGTCTCGCAAGGGCAAGCTCCGTGCTCGGCGTGCGCGTGTGGCCGGCGCGCGACTACACGCGCGTGACGATCGAATCGGATCAGCCGTTGCAGAACGCGCAGCAACTGCTGCAAGGTCCGGACCGCCTGGTCGTAGATCTCAGTGGCCTCGACCTCGACCAGGAACTGAAAGACCTGGTGTCGAAGATCACGCCAAACGATCCGCAGATCCAGTCGGTGCGCGTTGGCCAGTATCAGCCGCATGTCGTGCGCATGGTGTTCGATCTGAAAGGTTCGGTGAAGCCACAGGTCTTCGCGTTGCCGCCGGTCGGCGCGTACAAATACCGTCTGGTGTTCGACCTGTACCCCGCCGTTGCGCCCGATCCGCTGATGGATCTGCTCGCGCAAAGCGAGCGCAAGCAGCAGACTCTCGACCAGAACGCCGCGCCGCCGGCCACACTCAGCGGCCCCGGCACCACGCCGCCAGCCGCCGACAACAGCGAGGCCTTCTTCGAACGTTATGCGCAGAACGGCGGCGCCGGCAGCGCGGGCGGGAGCACGTCGGGCGTGCCGCATCCGCCCACGCATCTCACGCCGTCACCGGTGCCGGCTCCAATGCCGCCCATTGCCGGCCGGCCCGGCGCGCCTTCGGTGCCGGTCGCGCCGCCCACCGCGATTGCCCGCAACAAAGGCGCCACGAGCGGCAGCCACGGCAGCGCGAACCTCGGCGATGGCGACAACGACGACACGTACGCGTTCACCACGCCTAAATCCGGCAAGAGCAACACCGTGCGTCTGTTGACGGTTGCAATCGACCCGGGTCATGGCGGTGAAGATCCAGGCGCAATCGGCGGTTCGGGCACCTATGAAAAACACGTCGCA comes from the Paraburkholderia sp. PREW-6R genome and includes:
- a CDS encoding N-acetylmuramoyl-L-alanine amidase, giving the protein MSRKMLIKPFRSIESAATATHNWRRRQILRAGASTLVLGLVAPRLARASSVLGVRVWPARDYTRVTIESDQPLQNAQQLLQGPDRLVVDLSGLDLDQELKDLVSKITPNDPQIQSVRVGQYQPHVVRMVFDLKGSVKPQVFALPPVGAYKYRLVFDLYPAVAPDPLMDLLAQSERKQQTLDQNAAPPATLSGPGTTPPAADNSEAFFERYAQNGGAGSAGGSTSGVPHPPTHLTPSPVPAPMPPIAGRPGAPSVPVAPPTAIARNKGATSGSHGSANLGDGDNDDTYAFTTPKSGKSNTVRLLTVAIDPGHGGEDPGAIGGSGTYEKHVALDIAKKLRAKIDGQPNMRAMMTRDADFFVPLNVRVQKARRVGADLFVSIHADAFTTPEAKGSSVFALSEHGASSAAARWMANKENSSDQIGGINIKSDDAAVNRALFDMSTTAQIRDSMRYGNFVLKEIGGINKLHKGSVEQAGFAVLKAPDIPSILVETAFISNPDEERRLNDDAYRDKMADAIMTGIKRYFAANPPLAKNRMT